GGTGTAACAGTACTGGTAAAAGGAACTACTGTAGGTACTGCTTCTACTGTAGATGGTTCTTATACCATTAATGTGCCTGAAGGTGGTAATACACTAGTTTTCCGTTACATTGGATATGTAACTACAGAGCGCGCTATCAGTGGCAACACAGTTAACGTAGCACTTCCTGTTGATGCGAAACAGTTAGGGGAGGTTGTAGTAACAGCTCTTGGTATCGAAAGACAGAAAAAAGAGATTGGTTATGCTACTACTACTGTAACAAACGAAGTGGTTACCAGAGCGAATCCTGTAAACATTGCTAATGGTTTACAAGGAAAAGTTGCTGGCTTGAACATTTCTACAGTTAACAATGGTGTATTCGAAAACGTGAAGATTAATCTTCGTGGTATCCGTTCGTTAACAGGTAATAACAACCCACTCCTGGTAATTGATGGAATTCCTGCAGACCTAAATTACTTGTCTTCTCTAAACCCTAATGATATTGAAAGCACAAACATCCTTAAAGGTGCTTCTGCTGCAGCTATCTACGGTCCGGATGCTAGAAACGGTGTGATTATCGTTACTACTAAAAAAGGTTCTGGTGATGATAAGCCAGTAATTACACTTAGCCATTCAACTCAATTACAGCAAATTTCTTTCTTCCCTAAGTTCCAAACTAAGTTTGGTAGCGGTGGTTATGGGGAATATGTTCCATATGAGAACTGGTCATGGGGGCCTGCATTTGATGGTTCTGAAGTAGAAATTGGCCAACCACTTGAAGATGGTTCAGTTCAGAAAGTGAAGTATAGCCCAACAAATGAGCGTGAAGATTTCTTCAATACTGGTGTTGTTACTCAGAATGATATATCTTTTGCTTCAAAGAATTTCTATATCAGCTTACAGGATGCTAACATTAAAGGTATTGTTCCTCACGATGAGAACCGCAGAACAGGTATCCGTTTAAATACCTCTAATGAGTATGGTAAATTTAAAGTAGGTTTCAATACCAACTATATCCAGCAGAATTATAACATCTTTGATGACAATTCTATGGCTGATTACCATGCAGCTCAGAACGTAGGTCTGAACCAAGGTTTGATGAACCTAATCTTCAACACTCCTGCTCAAATTCCGATCACTTCTTACAAAGACTTCAAGAATAACAAGTGGGCTCAGTACAACAACTATTTCAACGACTACGGTCTGAACCCATACTTCGCTATTGATAACTGGAGACTTGACGGTAAGAGAGAAGATTTATTAACTAACGCTGACTTCAACTTTAAAGCGACTGATTGGTTAAACATATCTTACAGAGCTGGTTTAACTTCTCGTACAATCACTGAAAGAGAATCATCTAAAGGTGAGATACCAACTGTGTTTGGTGTAGAGAAGAGAGGTTTCAGCCCGATACCAGGTACTGTACAAGAGAGATCTTATAAGAGCACTCGTTTATCATCTGAGTTATTTGCTAACTTAAGCAAAGAGATCAATGAGAACTTTAAAGTTACCGGTGTTGTGGGTACCTACGTACGTCAGACTGATGCCCGTGATACAAGAGTTGGTGCTACAAGCCTTGTTGTTCCTGAGTTATTTAACATCGATAACTTAGTAGGTCAGCTTGATGGTTCTTCTCCATTCGCTCGTACAAGACTATTCTCTATCTATGGTAGCGCAGGCTTAAGCTACAAAGGGTGGGCGAACGTTGAGGTTACTGGCCGTAATGACAGAACTTCAGTGCTTGCTATGGATAACAACTCGTTCTTCTACCCTGGTGTGAGTGGTTCATTAGTATTATCTGATGCAATTGGTGCTCTTCAGAACAATAACATAGTTTCTTACGTGAAATTAAGAGGTTCTTGGAGCAAAACAGGTAACGCAGATATATCTCCTTACTTATTAGCTGCTACTTTCTCTCAGGCAAGTGGTTTCCCTTATGGTACATTGCCAGGCTTTACTGCTAACAATACCAAATATGACGCTGCATTAGAGCCAGAGTTTATCGAATCAAAAGAAGTTGGTATTGAAACTGGTTTCCTTGATGGAAGAATCAACATTGATGCAACTTACTACCACCAGAACAACGACAACCAGATCATTCCGATCAACGTGTCTTCAGCAACTGGTTATACAAGCGCGTTCGTAAACGCTGCATCATTTATCAACAGAGGTGCTGAATTAGACTTGAGAATTACACCACTTGTAGAACTTGGCGATGTTAACATCGAATTCAGAGGTAACGTTTCTTACAACGATAACGAAGTAACCAGCGTTTACCAGGGTCTTGATGAAATTGCTCAGGGTGGTTACACAACTGCTGCTAACTATATCGTAAATGGTCAGCCAGCATTTGTTATCAAAGCTTCTGATTATGCAAGAGACCCACAAGGTCGTGTAATTGTTGACCGCTTTACCGGTTACCCTGTTGCAGACCCATCAGTGAAGCAATTTGGTCGTACTTTACCAAAATGGATCCTTGGTCTTAACCCATCGGTTAGCTGGAAAGGCTTAAACCTGTCAGTACTTGGTGAGTACAAAGGTGGTCACATTGCTTACCACAACATTGGTAGTGCGATGGCATGGACTGGTGTATCTGCTCAGTCAGGTCGTAACAATCGTGACAGATTTGTATACCCTAACTCTGTTTACGAAGATCCTGCGAACGAAGGCCAGTACATCGAAAACACTGACATCGCTATCAGCAATACTAACGACTTCTACACTGGTGTATTCAGATCAACAAACTCTAACTTTATCACTAGTGCAGCACACTGGAGATTACGTGAAGTGGCATTAAGCTATGAGCTGCCTACTTCATTAGTTTCTCGCCAGAATGTAGTAAAAGGTATTACTGTGTCATTAACAGGTAGAAACCTGGCACTTTGGTTGCCTGAAACAAATGAATTCCAGGATCCTGATTTTAGCTTCACAACTGAAGGTAACACAGCAGGTATCACTAACTCAAACATTAACCCTCCAACCCGCACGTTTGGTGGTAATGTAACACTGAGATTCTAAGGAATAAGAAGATTTAAATTCTAAAGGTATTAAAATGAAAAAGCTTATATATCCAATCCTCAGCCTGGTGATGCTTTTCGGAGCAACATCCTGCGGTGATGATTTCTTTGATATTAACACAAACCCTAACTCTCCGACAGAAGAGTCTATAACGCCTCAGTTGATCATGCCAAGAGCTTTGCATGCAACTGCAGCAAGAATGGCTACTTCTTATGATTTCTCTGCACACTGGATGGGTTACTGGGCACGCTCAGGTACTTATGGACCAAGCACAGAACAGGAGTCTTATAACATTACAAATACTTACCAGCAGGATGAGTGGAATGGCTGGTATGATATCCTGACTGATGTTAACCTGATGGAGAAAAAGGCAACAGTTGCTAACCAGAATTATTACCTGGGTGCGGCTAAAGTTATGAAGTCTATAGGCTTTATGTACTTAGTTGACCAGTATAACAATGTGCCATATTCAAAGGCTTTTGATCTTTCTGGCAATATTCTTCCAGCTTATGACCAAGGCGCAGATATCTATGACAGCCTTTTAATTGAGCTTGATGAAGCTGCTGCTCTTTTTGCTCAGCCAACTGAAGATGCTGCTAACCCTGGTTTTGCTGAAGCAGACATCATGTTTGGTGGTGATGCAACTATGTGGCGTAAACTGGTTAACACACAGCGTCTGAAGTTACTGGTTCGCCAGTCTGAAGTTCCAGGATTTAATCCTTCAGCTGAAATTGCTAAAATCGAAGCTGATGGTTCAGGCTTCCTGATGAGTGGTGAAACAGCTGCAGTTAACCCTGGCTATGCTGCTGTTGATGGCCAGCAGAATCCTTTCTACAATACGTATAAAGAATCTGCTCTTGGTGCAACTGACCAATACAACAGAGCGAACAACTATGTTCTTAACAAAATGAAGAACAGTGGTGATGTTCGTTACCAGTACTACTTCTCTGAAGCAGCTGTTCCACTTAATAATAACTTATACTATGGTTATAATTTTGGTGAAGTACTTCCAAACAACGACCCTTACAAGCACGCTAACTCATCTGATGTAGCTGGTCCAGGTCTTGCTAAGAGTGCTTCTCAGGACCAGTGGTTATTTACTTCTGTTGAAAGCTTGTTCTTACAGGCTGAAGCAACACAAAGAGGTTGGTTAGCAGGTGATGCTAAAGCAGCTTACGAAGCGGCTGTAACAGAATCTTTCAAATGGTTAAAGGTTGCTAATGCGGAAGCAGCAGCTCAGGATTATCTAGCTAATGGTGGTACGATTTCTAGCTGGGATGATGCTACAGATAAGATCAGACTTATCGTGATGCAGAAGTACCTTGCGTTAGTAGGTATCAATAACTTTGAAGCATGGGTTGACTACAGAAGAGTAGGTGTACCTGCTGATCTTCCTTTATCATTAGCTCCAAGCCGTGGTGGTAACGGTATTCCTAAGCGTTTACTATACCCTCAGTCTGAGTATAGCTACAATGCAGCAAACGTTGCTAAAGAAGGAACTATCAGTGCACAAACATCAACTGTGTTCTGGGATAATTAATAAGTAAAAAATTAAGGATACGAAAATGAAACTAACTAAAATACTACCATTAGCTCTTCTGACAGTAGGACTTACGTCTTGCTTAGATGACGAACCTATTACAGGTAGAACCGAGGATGCGCAGAACATTATTGAGTTCCTTGAGACTCCGACTGCGCCTGCAACAGAAGGTTATATCCTGCCAGTGTACAACAGAATATTTGATGTAGTTCCTTCTACTACATTTGAAGTGACTGTTAACTACGCAGGTACAAGTGTTGCACCTGAGGATATCGAAGTAGGTATTGTTGTAGATGAGGCTGCTCTTGATGCATATAATGAAAAGATTATTGCTGATGAAAGAGCTCATCTTATCGAAATTGGTGAAGACCCGGAAGATGCTGAGGCACATGTTGCTGGCGAATTATTTGACCTAATTCCTGCTGAGCTTTATGAAGTACCTTCTTCCGTAACAATTAAGAAAGGTGAAAGACAAGCAACTTTTGAAGTTACAGTAAGACCTGAACTATTTGACTTTGCTTATAAATATGGTTTACCTCTGACATTAACTGCTGATGAGAAGTACAATGTAAGCGGTAACTTTGGTTCTGGTATCTTCCAGCTTGGTGCTAAAAACAAGTATCATGCTAACTATTCAGTTACTGCTACTTCTCCGATGGTTGATAAGGTAAATGCTGCTTTAGTAGGATACTACCCACTGGATTCTGACCTAATCACAACTGGTGCCAGATCTGTTGTAATGTACTCCTGGACTTACCTGGGTGGTTATGAAGGTCACCCTATTAAGAATGGTACTGCAGGCTCTTATTATGGTAGTTTTGCACCTGTATTCCACATGGATGAAGCTGGTAATGTAATAGACGTTACAAACTATTATGGTCAGCCGGCTGGTAACGGTAGAGCTGCAAAACTTAATCCTGAAGGAGTAAATAAATGGACATTTGATGCTGAAGGTAATCCAGAATCATTGGAAGTGAGCTACATTATGGTTCAAGCTGGTGCAGATCGTACCTTCTTCCATGAGAAGTGGACATTTGAAGGAGAAGCTAAGAAATAGTATTAGCAAAACCTTATAGTATAAAAGCCCTTGCCAATCAGGCAAGGGCTTTTTTTTTTAAGACATCTGAACTGAAGATGTTGGGAGAGGTCTGTAAGGTATTATGCTAAAAGTATAAATTTACCTGTAGATCAAAAAAACAGTCGGTTGCTTATGTATATCAGGTAGGTTGCCATGCCATTGTTTTATAGTTTTGGTATGGATGAACTCATGCTCTGGCGATGTGATATTGGCAGCTATGCAAAGTTTAGTTTCTGGGTGAAGGGTGGTAAGCAGATCTTCAAGCAATTTGTTATTGCGATAGGGTGTTTCCATAAAGATCTGGGTCTGGTTACGCTGTTGCATCTCTTTTTCCAGCTGTCTCAGGGCTTGCAGACGTGGCCCTTTATCTATGGGCAGGTAACCATGAAAAGCGAATTGTTGTCCGTTGAAACCACTTGCCATTAAGCTGAGAAGTATAGCCGAGGGACCGGCGAAAGGTATGACCTTTAAATTTTTTTGGTGAGCATATTTTACTACTTCTGCACCTGGATCTGCTATACCCGGGCAACCTGCTTCTGAGATTATACCTGCATCTACTCCTTTTTCCAGTAGCGGTTTAAGAGAAGCCTGTACCTGAGCGGGAGTAGCATCCTTATCAACCTGCACAAATGTGAGCTGCTCAATTACCATTTCCGGACAAATTAATTTCACAAAACGACGTGCTGTGCGCAAATTCTCAACTATAAAGTAAGTAAGGTTATGCACCGTGTCTTTTACCTGCGGAGATATAACCTGTTCTGCTGTACCTTCTGCGAGTATAGTTGGAATAAGATATAATGTGCCGGTCTTGTTCATGTTACAAAAGTATAAAGTATAACGGAGATGGAAATAGAAAAGCTGCCACTGCTAATGTGCAACGACAGCTTTAGATTTAATTAAAATAAGTCATTGTAAACTGGTAATTACTCAGCACTCAAGAATGTAGTTACCAGATCATAAACTTTATCAGGAGCTTCGGCATGTACCCAATGACCGGCTTCCGGTATAGTTTCCACTTCCACCTGGGTAAATAAGTGTTCAATATTGGTATACACATCTTCAGGAAGGATATACCTGGACCTTCCACCTTTTATAAATAGTGCACTCTTTTTAAAAGGAATATCAGAAGTTATTGGAGCGGCTATTTTTTCATAGTTTTTCTCAATGGCACCTAAATTCATGCGCCAGCCAAAGGTATTATCTTCTTTTCGGTAGAGGTTCTTCATCAGGAACAGACGTACTTCATCTTCCTGAATAGTTGTGGCTAATTGCGCATCTACTTCGTTGCGGCTGGTTGCTGTTGCCAGATCAACTGACTGTAGTGCATCTATGATCTCGTCATGATGTGGTGGGTAAGCTTTAGGGGCAATATCAACGACTATAAGTTTAGTGATGCGGGTTGGATATTTAAGGGCATAGTTCATAGCAACTTTGCCTCCCATTGAATGTCCCATTATTGCTGGCGTTGGTATCTGCAACTCATCAACCAGTCGTAATACATCATCAGCCATAGTATCGTAATCGTGCTGCTCGTCGTGTGGTGAACGCCCATGATTACGAAGATCGACTAAAAATACATTGTAATGTTCTGCCAAGCGCTTTGCCAGTGTCTGCCAGTTATCAGAAGTGCCAAATAAGCCATGAAGTATAATCAAGGGCTGGCCATGGCCCAACTCTCTATAGTGTAGTTTCATTTATAACAGTAATCAGTTAACAGTAAATAGTTATCAGCTTATCAGCTTACGTTTATGTAAACTAGAAGTATAAAAAGCTATAAAACCTTGATCAACGTGTCTTCAGCGCCACGCTCTTTCAAAATACCCAATGGCTGAAGATCTAAGTTATACTTTGTAAACAGCTGTAGCACTTCATCCCGGCCAGCAGGATCTACAGCTACTAACAAGCCGCCGCTGGTTTGGGGGTCGCAGAGCAGATGTTTCTGATCTGGGGTAAGGTCTGCTATTTTATGGCCGTAGCTGTCGAAGTTTCGGTGTGTGCCGCCAGGTATAGCTTTTTGTGCAAGGTAATCCAGTGCTTCTTTGATTACAGGAACTTTATCAAAGTATACTTCAGCTGCCAGATTACTGCCTGCGCACATTTCAGATAAGTGGCCTAATAAACCGAAACCAGTTACGTCAGTCATAGCTTTTACCTGTGGCAGTTGGCCCAGTTCAGCACCAATCTTGTTTAGCTGCATCATTTGTTGTGGAGCTAAGTGTGCGTGCTCTGGTTTAAGGATGGCTTTTTTCTGAGCAGTGGTAAGTATGCCTACTCCAATCGGTTTTGTTAAGTATAGTTCGCAGCCTGCGGTGGCCGTGTCGTTACGTTTCAGGTTGGGGATATCAAGCATGCCGGTTACAGCCAGGCCGAAAATTGGCTCAGGGCTGTCGATGCTGTGGCCGCCGGCTAAGGGTATACCTGCTTCGTGGCAGATGCTGCGGCTTCCTTCTATTACACGCTTGGCAACTTCCGGGGCCAGTTTATCTATAGGCCATCCCAGCACAGCAATTGCCATCATCGGATTTCCGCCCATCGCATAGATATCCGAAATAGCGTTAGCCGACGCGATACGACCGAAATCATAGGCATCATCCACAATCGGCATAAAGAAATCGGTGGTACTGATAACAGCGCGGCCATTGCCAATGTCGTACACGGCAGCATCGTCGCGGGAGCTGTTGCCTACCAGTAGCTTGTCGTTGTCGGGGTACGTGATGTCAGAATGAAGTATAGCATCGAGTACTTTTGGGGCAATTTTGCAGCCGCAACCGGCACCGTGGCTGTACTGGGTAAGTTTTATATCTTGTGTGGATGTCTCTTCCATAATTAAATCAGGTTATTGGTTTT
Above is a genomic segment from Pontibacter deserti containing:
- a CDS encoding SusD/RagB family nutrient-binding outer membrane lipoprotein; this translates as MKKLIYPILSLVMLFGATSCGDDFFDINTNPNSPTEESITPQLIMPRALHATAARMATSYDFSAHWMGYWARSGTYGPSTEQESYNITNTYQQDEWNGWYDILTDVNLMEKKATVANQNYYLGAAKVMKSIGFMYLVDQYNNVPYSKAFDLSGNILPAYDQGADIYDSLLIELDEAAALFAQPTEDAANPGFAEADIMFGGDATMWRKLVNTQRLKLLVRQSEVPGFNPSAEIAKIEADGSGFLMSGETAAVNPGYAAVDGQQNPFYNTYKESALGATDQYNRANNYVLNKMKNSGDVRYQYYFSEAAVPLNNNLYYGYNFGEVLPNNDPYKHANSSDVAGPGLAKSASQDQWLFTSVESLFLQAEATQRGWLAGDAKAAYEAAVTESFKWLKVANAEAAAQDYLANGGTISSWDDATDKIRLIVMQKYLALVGINNFEAWVDYRRVGVPADLPLSLAPSRGGNGIPKRLLYPQSEYSYNAANVAKEGTISAQTSTVFWDN
- a CDS encoding alpha/beta fold hydrolase, encoding MKLHYRELGHGQPLIILHGLFGTSDNWQTLAKRLAEHYNVFLVDLRNHGRSPHDEQHDYDTMADDVLRLVDELQIPTPAIMGHSMGGKVAMNYALKYPTRITKLIVVDIAPKAYPPHHDEIIDALQSVDLATATSRNEVDAQLATTIQEDEVRLFLMKNLYRKEDNTFGWRMNLGAIEKNYEKIAAPITSDIPFKKSALFIKGGRSRYILPEDVYTNIEHLFTQVEVETIPEAGHWVHAEAPDKVYDLVTTFLSAE
- a CDS encoding DUF1735 domain-containing protein, coding for MKLTKILPLALLTVGLTSCLDDEPITGRTEDAQNIIEFLETPTAPATEGYILPVYNRIFDVVPSTTFEVTVNYAGTSVAPEDIEVGIVVDEAALDAYNEKIIADERAHLIEIGEDPEDAEAHVAGELFDLIPAELYEVPSSVTIKKGERQATFEVTVRPELFDFAYKYGLPLTLTADEKYNVSGNFGSGIFQLGAKNKYHANYSVTATSPMVDKVNAALVGYYPLDSDLITTGARSVVMYSWTYLGGYEGHPIKNGTAGSYYGSFAPVFHMDEAGNVIDVTNYYGQPAGNGRAAKLNPEGVNKWTFDAEGNPESLEVSYIMVQAGADRTFFHEKWTFEGEAKK
- the selD gene encoding selenide, water dikinase SelD — its product is MEETSTQDIKLTQYSHGAGCGCKIAPKVLDAILHSDITYPDNDKLLVGNSSRDDAAVYDIGNGRAVISTTDFFMPIVDDAYDFGRIASANAISDIYAMGGNPMMAIAVLGWPIDKLAPEVAKRVIEGSRSICHEAGIPLAGGHSIDSPEPIFGLAVTGMLDIPNLKRNDTATAGCELYLTKPIGVGILTTAQKKAILKPEHAHLAPQQMMQLNKIGAELGQLPQVKAMTDVTGFGLLGHLSEMCAGSNLAAEVYFDKVPVIKEALDYLAQKAIPGGTHRNFDSYGHKIADLTPDQKHLLCDPQTSGGLLVAVDPAGRDEVLQLFTKYNLDLQPLGILKERGAEDTLIKVL
- a CDS encoding SAM-dependent methyltransferase — translated: MNKTGTLYLIPTILAEGTAEQVISPQVKDTVHNLTYFIVENLRTARRFVKLICPEMVIEQLTFVQVDKDATPAQVQASLKPLLEKGVDAGIISEAGCPGIADPGAEVVKYAHQKNLKVIPFAGPSAILLSLMASGFNGQQFAFHGYLPIDKGPRLQALRQLEKEMQQRNQTQIFMETPYRNNKLLEDLLTTLHPETKLCIAANITSPEHEFIHTKTIKQWHGNLPDIHKQPTVFLIYR
- a CDS encoding SusC/RagA family TonB-linked outer membrane protein is translated as MKKLLMLTFLLVSALLQQAMAQSRTITGKVTDASTNQPLPGVTVLVKGTTVGTASTVDGSYTINVPEGGNTLVFRYIGYVTTERAISGNTVNVALPVDAKQLGEVVVTALGIERQKKEIGYATTTVTNEVVTRANPVNIANGLQGKVAGLNISTVNNGVFENVKINLRGIRSLTGNNNPLLVIDGIPADLNYLSSLNPNDIESTNILKGASAAAIYGPDARNGVIIVTTKKGSGDDKPVITLSHSTQLQQISFFPKFQTKFGSGGYGEYVPYENWSWGPAFDGSEVEIGQPLEDGSVQKVKYSPTNEREDFFNTGVVTQNDISFASKNFYISLQDANIKGIVPHDENRRTGIRLNTSNEYGKFKVGFNTNYIQQNYNIFDDNSMADYHAAQNVGLNQGLMNLIFNTPAQIPITSYKDFKNNKWAQYNNYFNDYGLNPYFAIDNWRLDGKREDLLTNADFNFKATDWLNISYRAGLTSRTITERESSKGEIPTVFGVEKRGFSPIPGTVQERSYKSTRLSSELFANLSKEINENFKVTGVVGTYVRQTDARDTRVGATSLVVPELFNIDNLVGQLDGSSPFARTRLFSIYGSAGLSYKGWANVEVTGRNDRTSVLAMDNNSFFYPGVSGSLVLSDAIGALQNNNIVSYVKLRGSWSKTGNADISPYLLAATFSQASGFPYGTLPGFTANNTKYDAALEPEFIESKEVGIETGFLDGRINIDATYYHQNNDNQIIPINVSSATGYTSAFVNAASFINRGAELDLRITPLVELGDVNIEFRGNVSYNDNEVTSVYQGLDEIAQGGYTTAANYIVNGQPAFVIKASDYARDPQGRVIVDRFTGYPVADPSVKQFGRTLPKWILGLNPSVSWKGLNLSVLGEYKGGHIAYHNIGSAMAWTGVSAQSGRNNRDRFVYPNSVYEDPANEGQYIENTDIAISNTNDFYTGVFRSTNSNFITSAAHWRLREVALSYELPTSLVSRQNVVKGITVSLTGRNLALWLPETNEFQDPDFSFTTEGNTAGITNSNINPPTRTFGGNVTLRF